In a single window of the Canis lupus dingo isolate Sandy chromosome 18, ASM325472v2, whole genome shotgun sequence genome:
- the LOC112663353 gene encoding olfactory receptor 8K3-like produces MTWMNRQNLTVLTEFILMGITDRPELQAPFFGLFLIIYTVSVVGNLGMIILTKVDSRLQTPMYFFLRHLAFIDLGYSSAVAPKMLVNFVADQNTIPYNWCATQLAFFILFIISELFILSAMAYDRYVAICNPLLYTVVMSQRVCWVLVAIPYVYSAFLSLITTIKIFMSSFCGHNVIRHFYCDSLPLLTLLCSSTRDIELIILIFSAFNLISSLLIVLVSYILILMAILRMNSAEGRHKAFSTCGSHLTVVVVLYATLFFMYVQPKSSHSFDTDKIASAFYTLIIPMLNPMIYSLRNKEVKGALHRVWKNLHILPM; encoded by the coding sequence ATGACCTGGATGAACAGACAAAATCTAACAGTGTTAACAGAATTCATCCTAATGGGAATCACCGACCGTCCTGAGCTGCAGGCTCCCTTCTTTGGGCTTTTCCTCATCATCTACACAGTTTCAGTGGTGGGCAACCTGGGCATGATCATCCTCACCAAGGTGGACTCCAGGCTCCAAacacccatgtacttcttcctcagaCACCTGGCTTTCATTGATCTTGGCTACTCATCAGCTGTGGCACCCAAAATGTTAGTAAATTTTGTAGCTGATCAAAATACCATCCCCTATAACTGGTGTGCTACCCAGCTGGCTTTCTTCATCTTGTTCATCATCAGTGAGCTGTTCATTCTGTCAGcaatggcctatgaccgctatgtggccatctgtaacCCTCTGCTCTACACCGTTGTTATGTCACAAAGGGTGTGCTGGGTGCTAGTAGCAATCCCTTATGTCTACagtgcctttctttctctgataaCCACCATCAAGATTTTTATGTCATCCTTCTGTGGACATAATGTCATTAGACATTTTTACTGTGATAGTCTTCCCTTGTTAACTTTGCTGTGTTCAAGCACACGTGACATTGAGTTGATAATACTGATCTTTTCAGCATTTAATTTGATTTCCTCCCTTCTCATAGTGCTTGTGTCTTACATCCTAATCCTTATGGCCATCCTTAGGATGAACTCTGCAGAGGGCAGGCACAAGGCCTTCTCCACCTGTGGATCTCACCTGACGGTGGTTGTTGTATTATATGCTACTCTATTTTTCATGTACGTGCAACCCAAATCCAGTCATTCCTTTGATACTGATAAAATCGCCTCTGCATTTTACACTTTGATAATCCCTATGCTGAATCCCATGATCTACAGCTTAAGGAACAAAGAGGTAAAAGGTGCCCTGCATAGAGTATGGAAAAACTTGCACATACTGCCTATGTAG
- the LOC112663139 gene encoding vacuolar protein sorting-associated protein 72 homolog produces the protein MGLGLKARLHRGPRNRSPILTLTPTHRQPQGSPQWTAGSSGSPPRAAPRSGSLLERHRGEEKHTRAYEKLPLELQDDGSDSRSPCVNLQLSIHDRHSFGYKRGRASHSRQKGPHCERPLTQQELLREAKITEELNLRSLETYERLEADKKKQVHKKRKCPGPIITYHSVTVPLVGEPGPKEENVDVEGLDPTPTASALTPHAGTGPVVSPPRCLHTFIIFSDDATFEEWFSPRPAPKGPCSGGLPRDPSPSPVPGPCHRHPLHHCSSLQDHP, from the coding sequence atggggctcggcCTGAAGGCCAGGCTGCACAGGGGACCGAGGAACCGCAGCCCCATCCTCACCCtgactcccacacacaggcagccccagggctccccccagTGGACAGCCGGCTCCTCAGGATCTCCCCCCAGGGCGGCCccgaggtctggctccctgctggagaggcatcgcGGAGAAGAGAAGCACACACGTGCGTATGAGAAGCTGCCACTAGAACTACAGGACGATGGCTCCGACAGCAGAAGTCCATGCGTCAATCTACAGCTGAGCATACACGACAGACATTCCTTCGGGTACAAGAGAGGCAGGGCCAGTCACAGTCGGCAAAAGGGGCCCCATTGTGAGCGGCCTCTGACCCAGCAAGAGctgctcagagaggccaagaTCACAGAAGAGCTCAACTTACGTTCACTGGAGACATACGAGAGGCTCGAGGCTGACAAAAAGAAGCAGGTGCACAAGAAGAGGAAGTGCCCTGGGCCCATAATCACCTATCATTCGGTTACAGTGCCCCTTGTTGGGGAGCCAGGCCCTAAAGAAGAGAATGTGGATGTGGAAGGGCTGGATCCTACTCCCACAGCTTCTGCACTGACTCCCCATGCCGGCACTGGACCGGTTGTCTCTCCACCTCGCTGCTTGCATACTTTCATCATTTTTAGTGATGATGCAACATTTGAGGAATGGTTTTCCCCAAGGCCGGCCCCCAAAGGTCCCTGTTCGGGAGGTCTGCCCCGTGACCCATCGCCCAGCCCTGTACCGGGACCCTGTCACAGACATCCCCTACACCACTGCTCGAGCCTTCAAGATCATCCGTGA
- the LOC112663668 gene encoding olfactory receptor 8K3-like: MAKHNLTVLNEFILMGITDKPELQAPLFGLFLIIYLISVVGNLGMIVLTKVDARLQTPMYFFLRHLAFTDLGYSTTIGPKMLVSFFLEENTISYYLCATQGAFYMIFIISELFILTAMSYDRYMAICNPLLYPVIMSQKVCQVLVAIPYLYSIFVSLFVTVKIFSSFFCGYNVVNHFYCDCLPLLSLLCSNTHEIELMILIFSVFDVISSLLIVLVSYLLILVAIVRMNSAEGRLKAFSTCGSHLTVATVFYGTLIFMYVQPESSHSFDTDKVASIFYTLIIPMLNPLIYSLRNKDVKYALHRIWKKICNTFS; encoded by the coding sequence ATGGCAAAACACAATCTAACGGTGCTCAATGAGTTCATTCTCATGGGAATCACAGACAAACCTGAGCTGCAGGCTCCACTATTTGGGCTCTTCCTCATCATCTATTTGATCTCAGTGGTGGGCAACCTGGGCATGATCGTCCTCACCAAGGTGGACGCCAGACTACAAacacccatgtacttcttcctcagaCACCTGGCCTTCACTGATCTGGGTTATTCAACAACTATAGGACCAAAAATGttagtaagtttttttttggaagaaaacacaatttcttattatttatgtGCCACACAGGGAGCTTTCTACATGATCTTCATCATTAGTGAACTTTTTATTCTAACTGCTATGTCCTACGACCGCTACATGGCCATCTGTAACCCTCTGCTCTACCCCGTCATCATGTCACAGAAGGTGTGTCAGGTGCTGGTGGCAATCCCTTATCTCTATAGcatatttgtttcactttttgtCACCGTAAAGATCTTTAGTTCATTCTTCTGTGGCTACAATGTTGTCAATCATTTCTACTGTGACTGTCTCCCCTTGTTATCTTTGCTCTGCTCAAATACACATGAAATTGAATTGATGATTTTGATTTTCTCAGTTTTTGATGtgatttcatcccttctgatagTTCTTGTGTCTTACCTGCTGATCCTGGTAGCCATCGTCAGGATGAATTCAGCTGAGGGTAGGCTCAAGGCTTTTTCCACCTGTGGGTCCCACCTGACAGTGGCCACAGTGTTCTATGGGACtttgatatttatgtatgtgCAACCTGAGTCCAGCCATTCCTTTGACACTGATAAAGTGGCGTCCATATTTTACACCCTTATAATCCCCATGCTGAATCCCTTGATCTATAGCTTGAGGAACAAAGATGTAAAGTATGCTCTACataggatatggaaaaaaatatgcaatacCTTTTCTTAA